Genomic window (Roseofilum reptotaenium CS-1145):
ATAAACTGCACGTCGGTATTCGAGGGCAGCGTATTCCCCAAGTGGGCGCTATTACCATGGATCAGTTAATGCTTGATGTCAGCAGCATCCCCGATCTGCAAGTGGGCGAGGTCGTCACCCTTTTAGGACAAGATGGCCAAAATCAGTTTACCGCTGATGATTGGGCTGACACCCTTGGCACTATTTCTTGGGAAATTTTATGTAGCTTCAAACATCGTTTACCGAGAGTAACCCGATGAGCGCCAGCATGGGACGGGTTTTGTCTTTTGCGATTGCCCGTTACTCGACTAAGGGAATGGTATATTCCCTCGCGATTTGTTCAAAGAGGGGATAATATTGGGCAAATTCTGAACTGGGCGATCGCCCTTCCCAAACATAATAGACTTGATTGCTATAGATTCTCAGGGTTAACCGGCTGGTGGTCGTCTCCAAAGTTGGGGTTAATAAGCCTTTGATTCCTTGGTTGGTGATGAAGTTTGAACCATCGTATAAGCCATTGAGTTCAACCTGAGACTGGGCAAACCCTTGGATCTGAATCTCTGGGCGATCGGGATGGCTGAAAATTTGCCCGTCCTGATTTTCCGGTGGCGGTTGCGCTTGCCATTGCTCGGGATAGGGAAATGTAAATCCATAACGGGGATTTTGATAAATTTTCCAGTTATTCAATGGGGGATTGGCAGGGCAAGCAGAGACTGAAATCATTACACACAAAAGGATGAGCGCTTTTAACGCTGTCCTCCACATCCTCTGCTTTGTAAACAAATGTAACAATATTGCCGTCATACAGTCTTTACGTCTTGACAGCTAATGATAGAATCGATAAGGTAATAAGGCATAGCCGGATAGGACGACTCCAGAGCTATATGCAAGACAAGCAAAAAGTTACGCTGTACATTCCCCCAGAACTCCATCGTCGGCTAAAAATACAAGCGGCGATCGGTTTAGAACCGATGTCAGCCATTGTAGAACGGGCAATTACATTCTACCTGGAACATCCAGAGGTCGTGGACAATATGAGCGATTCCTACGGGAAAACGTATCAGATCCATACCTGTCCAGAATGTGAGAGTTCAGTGGTTATCCAAGATGGAGAACTGGTCGCTCTTAAGAATCAGCCCACAGTGCTGTCTGAAGAGGAACTGCCAGTTGAGAGGGTGTCAAACCTTGATCCCCAGATTTCTCAATCTGGCGAGGAAGAATTGGTTCCGTGCTAAATATTGTCGGATCATATGCTGACATAAATGGCCGGACTAATCCGATTGTAAGCTAAACGTTTAACCCTGGGTTATCCACTTAGTATTGATCAGATTAGTCTAGCCCCAACCGGTATTCCCCCTGTTGCAAGTAGGTCGATCGCTATGCGAGAGCAGCTTAGTATTTTAATTAAAGCTCAATATCCCCTAATCTACCTCGTAACCTCTGAGGAAGAGCGGGCAGAGCAATCCATAGCCAACCTTGCACAAGGCAAGTCTCCAAGACGACTCTACGTTTGGACAGTCACCCGTGGAATGGTTGAGTACGGAGAACCTCGCAGCGTAACCCAGCACAATACGTTGTCACCGGAAGCGGCGATCGAATGGGTGATTCGCCAACCTTCCAAAGAAGGTGCAATCTTTATCTTTAAGGACTTGCATTCCTTCTACACTCCAACGATTGTGCGGTGGTTACGCGATGCGATCGCCAACTTCAAAGGAACCCAGAAGACAATTATATTAATGTCTCCTGTGCAAGAAATTCCCATTGAACTGGAAAAAGAAATTATTGTTCTTGACTTTGATCTACCTGATTTAGAGGCTCTCAATCAAGTCTTATCTGCCCAACTTGGTTCCAGTAAGATCAAGACCAATGTGCGAGAAAAACTCCTCAAAGCTGCCCTAGGACTAACCCTAGATGAAGCAGAAAAGGTCTATCGTAAAGCTCAAGTAACGGCTGGTCGATTAACGGAATCTGAGGTAGAAATCGTTCTATCTGAGAAAAAACAGTTAATTCGCCGTAATGGTATTCTCGAATACATTGAAGAAGATGAAACCCTTGATTCAGTCGGGGGTTTAGAAGAACTTAAAGCCTGGCTCAAACAGCGATCGAATGCCTTTACTGAGCGAGCCAGACAATACGGACTCCCCCAACCCAAAGGAATGCTAATTTTAGGGGTTCCCGGTTGTGGAAAATCCTTAATTGCTAAAACGACCTCTCGCCTGTGGGGATTACCCCTACTGCGCCTGGATATGGGTCGA
Coding sequences:
- the ycf46 gene encoding stress-responsive protein Ycf46 encodes the protein MREQLSILIKAQYPLIYLVTSEEERAEQSIANLAQGKSPRRLYVWTVTRGMVEYGEPRSVTQHNTLSPEAAIEWVIRQPSKEGAIFIFKDLHSFYTPTIVRWLRDAIANFKGTQKTIILMSPVQEIPIELEKEIIVLDFDLPDLEALNQVLSAQLGSSKIKTNVREKLLKAALGLTLDEAEKVYRKAQVTAGRLTESEVEIVLSEKKQLIRRNGILEYIEEDETLDSVGGLEELKAWLKQRSNAFTERARQYGLPQPKGMLILGVPGCGKSLIAKTTSRLWGLPLLRLDMGRVYDGSMVGRSEANLRNALKTAESISPAILFIDELDKAFAGGTGSADSDGGTSSRIFGSFLTWMQEKTSPVFVMATANRVERLPGEFLRKGRFDEIFFVDLPNEQERQDIFTIHLEKRRRDISRFDIEQLSKVCDGFSGAEIEQALIAAMYEAFAQDREFTQLDIIAAVKATLPLSKTMQEQVTALRDWARQRARPAAASVAEYQRLEF